The genomic region TGGCGCGCTACGGCCCGCTCACGGTATTGTTCTACGCCCTCGCGATCGCGGCGATCCCGGTCGATCTCGTCGGGCCGCCGCTCGGCTTCCTCGCCGGGTTCGCGGCGCCCGCGATCGGGGCGAAGATCGTCTTCGTCGCGCTGCTCGGGACCGTCGCGCCGTTCGGCCTCTACTTCGCCGGCGTGCGGCTGCTCGGCGCGTCCCGCGCGTCGATCGCGGCGATGGCGGAGCCGGTGTTCTCGGCCGGGGTAGCGTTCGCGCTCCTCGGCGAGCT from Pseudomonadota bacterium harbors:
- a CDS encoding DMT family transporter produces the protein MLGARLVARYGPLTVLFYALAIAAIPVDLVGPPLGFLAGFAAPAIGAKIVFVALLGTVAPFGLYFAGVRLLGASRASIAAMAEPVFSAGVAFALLGELLEAPQVAGALGVIGAVVVLERFRERAVSKT